CACCGTTTATGGCAGGCTCAGCAGTGGGGCAAGTCACTGGATGAGCGAATTTTATTGCGTCAGGTGGAGGGTTTAGATCAGAGTCGTTGGGATGAATATGTGCGTTTACTAACGCCTGGTATTATTCGTCGCACTGATCAGGGGGAATATATTCTGGCGCGGGATTTGGGTAGCCTGACTCTGGACCAGTTACAGCAACGCTTGCCGTGGCCATTGCCGGATGCTGCAGAGGTGGCTGCTATGGAAGTTTGGCAACGCCGCCTGAATTCTCGCTTGAATGATGTAACAGAGCACCGTCAAGCATCGCTGGATATAAGTCTGGAAGTTTTGTTTGCTGAGCCTTCTGAAGACAAGACAGATATTGAATCTGCAGCTAAGCTGAAGACCCCGGGTGTGGGCGATGGCAGGGACTGAATAGTTTCAGTAGTGACTGTCTTTTGTATTTTAATATTTCTGCGCTTAATATCCACGGCAGCTAATATGGCTGTGATTAAACCCTCGCGTATCTGGCCGGTCTATTGTTAAGGAAGTTGTATGGCACGCACGACGAATTATGTTCTCGAGAATGATGACCTGTCTTTTGCCAGGGACTTTATCCGTAAGCAGATTTCCCAGTCAGGAGGGCTGAATGATGCTCAGCTGGTGGGCGCGGCAGATGAAATGGATACTGTCTTGCAGCGACAGGAAGTGCGCTTACTGAGTAAAGATGAAACGGTTGAGGTATTTGCCCGTAATCTTCAGTGTTTTGATTTGCACCCAGTATTTCACGGAGTAATGGGTAAGCTGCGCAATGCCCTGCGGGTGCGTAATTACAGACGCCGCAATGGTTCACGTAAGGCGTCGCAGAAAACCATTACTATTAGTCACGAAGCCTGGGCTGTGCTGAAAACTATGGTTAAAAACAGTGATGCCAGTAATTTATCTGAAGCAATTCTGAAGCTTGAAATTCCTGCTGATGTGATTGACAGCATCAGCAGAAAGTCCTGAGTATCTGAACGGTTACAGATAATTATTTTAGATCAGCACTTATGTTGGGCTAATTAAACTGTCTATTTTCGCTAAATGGCGGGCTTGCTGTTCTCCAGGTAAAAAGCTGGCTGTAATGCTGTTAATTGCCAGTTGTCTGAGCTGTGCGTCTGTCATGTTTAATGCGTCAGCCAGGGCCTGATAATTGGCATTCACATAGCCGCCAAAGTAAGCCGGGTCGTCTGAGTTTACTGTTACCCTTACGCCTTTATCTAACAGCTGAAGAATATTATGCTCCGACATATCGGCAAATACTTTTAGCTTAGTATTAGAAAGCGGGCATACTGTCAGTGGTGTACGGTGCTGCACCAGATAACTTACCAGTTGTGGATCCTGTGTTGCCGCGACGCCATGATCTATACGGCAGACGTTTAGCAGGCTGATGGCATTCCAGATGTTGTCTGCAGGGCCTTCTTCACCTGCATGGGCAACCGTTCTCAGGCCTGCTTCGCGGGCAGCAGCAAATACCCGTTCAAATTTTTCCGGTGGGTGTCCCAGTTCCGAACTGTCTAAGCCGACGGCAATAAAGTGCTCTTTGTAAGGCAGTGCATCCCGTAAGGTGCTGAAAGCCTCTTCTTCGCTCAGGTGGCGCAGAAAGGACAGTATCAGGTAGCTACTGATGCCGAGTTGTAGTTCACCATCTTTGAGAGCGCGAGTGATACCCTTAATCACTGTGCCGATGTCAATTCCGCGCTCGGTGTGTGTTTGCGGATCAAAGAAGGGTTCAGTATGTACGACACCATCAGCCTGGCAGCGTAGCAAATAGGCCCAGGTCAGATCGTAAAAGTCTGCTTCAGTGCGTAAAACATCTGCAGCTTGATAATAGATATCTAAAAAGTCCTGTAGATTGCTGAATTCGTAAGCTGCACGTATTTCTTCGACAGACTTGAAGGGCAGTTCTATCTGGTTTCGCTTGGCCAATTCGAACATCAGCTCAGGCTCAAGGCTGCCTTCAAGGTGGAGGTGTAATTCTGCTTTCGGGATGGCGTTGATTAGTTGCTGCATCTGATCTCCTTCCGGCTGTGTTTTCGATGTTATTTACTAACAGGGTTTGAAATGTTGCGGGCAGTTTAGGTACAGAGTTTTTTGTTGGTGGTTTTTTATAGAGTTCTTTGTTTATAGAGCTCTTTGCTTATAGGTTTCTTTATACTTAGCCCGTTTCGTTAACATCTTTTAACGGTATTTCCCTGATGTTTTAGAAACTATAGCAGGCCAGCCTAATCAAGGCTGGCCTGAATTAGATATTATGGTATCTGGTTTTATTCAAACTTCTCACGATATTCATAAGTAGCTGCAAAGCGGGACAGCAGATAATCGCCAGCTGTTATCTCTGGGTATTTAGCCGGGCTATCAGTGTCGTAACAGCCTTCAAGTGCGTTGATTGAAGTGTCGAAATTTGGCTCAACAAAAAATGGCATGGAGTAACGTTCCTGCCCGCTGGGATTAATAACTCTGTGCGGTGTTGAGGTATAGCGATCGTTGCTCCAGCGAGCCATCATGTCGCCAATGTTAATCACAAAGCTGCCTTCAACGGGTGTTGCATCTAGCCATTCCCCCCGGCGGTTTTTAACTTGCAGCCCGCCTACCTGATCCTGATGTAAAATAGTGATGCAGCCATAATCAGTATGCGCGCCGGCGCCGATCTGTTCGGAATCTGACTTGAACGCTATTTCCGGATAATGAATAAACCGAAGTACGCTAATCGGTGCAGTGAATTTGTCGGCAAAAAAATCTGGATCAATTTTCAAAGCGACGGCCAGGCCCCGTAAAATCGTTTTACCTAACTCGATCATGTCCCAGTAATGGGTTTCCATGATTTCCTGGAATCCAGCTATATCGGGATATTGATTTGGCCCGTGCAGTGGCTTTTGAGCGATAACATCAGGATGCTCTTCCGGCAGGTTGCGACCCATATCAAAAGTTTCTTTGAAATCCCCGGGACGTTCCGGGTCAAGTTGCTCAGTACCAAAACTGCCATAACCGCGATGATGACGGGTACAGGTGATATCTATACGCAGTTTTTCTTCATGAGGCAGGGCGAAAAATGTTTCGCTTAACTGACGCAGTTCAGCTATTCGTTCAGTGCTGATGTTATGGCCAGTGATATAGAAAAAACCACTATTCTGGCAGGCGGCGTCAATTTCTGTGGCAACATCCTGCCAGTCAGCGGAGTT
The DNA window shown above is from Aliamphritea ceti and carries:
- a CDS encoding adenosine deaminase — translated: MQQLINAIPKAELHLHLEGSLEPELMFELAKRNQIELPFKSVEEIRAAYEFSNLQDFLDIYYQAADVLRTEADFYDLTWAYLLRCQADGVVHTEPFFDPQTHTERGIDIGTVIKGITRALKDGELQLGISSYLILSFLRHLSEEEAFSTLRDALPYKEHFIAVGLDSSELGHPPEKFERVFAAAREAGLRTVAHAGEEGPADNIWNAISLLNVCRIDHGVAATQDPQLVSYLVQHRTPLTVCPLSNTKLKVFADMSEHNILQLLDKGVRVTVNSDDPAYFGGYVNANYQALADALNMTDAQLRQLAINSITASFLPGEQQARHLAKIDSLISPT
- a CDS encoding isopenicillin N synthase family dioxygenase; its protein translation is MTPYIPKIDISPLYSLNSADWQDVATEIDAACQNSGFFYITGHNISTERIAELRQLSETFFALPHEEKLRIDITCTRHHRGYGSFGTEQLDPERPGDFKETFDMGRNLPEEHPDVIAQKPLHGPNQYPDIAGFQEIMETHYWDMIELGKTILRGLAVALKIDPDFFADKFTAPISVLRFIHYPEIAFKSDSEQIGAGAHTDYGCITILHQDQVGGLQVKNRRGEWLDATPVEGSFVINIGDMMARWSNDRYTSTPHRVINPSGQERYSMPFFVEPNFDTSINALEGCYDTDSPAKYPEITAGDYLLSRFAATYEYREKFE